One Phocaeicola dorei genomic region harbors:
- a CDS encoding BamA/TamA family outer membrane protein, protein MKKISFLIVIFICMADVALAVTQEGGLFYLPEDTTMQHKDSTVQKRTFFKRFLNYFNDANKDKNHKKFDFSIIGGPHYSTDTKLGLGLVAAGLYRADRSDMLLPPSNVSLFGDVSTVGFYMLGIRGTHIFPQDKYRLDYTLYFYSFPSKFWGIGYDMGNVDANESDLDRWQAQIKASFLFRIADNLYIGPMASYDYVHGKNMERPGLLEGMNLTAANYGVGLSLAYDSRDVLTNPHKGYYLNITQCFRPKFLGNDYAFSTTDLRTSYYHPVWEGGLLAGELRGTFNFGNPSWAMMALLGNSYSMRGYYEGRYRDKHKIEGQVELRQHVWKRNGVVVWIGAGTVFNKFSALRMDRVLPNYGIGYRWEFKKNVNVRLDYGFGKNGQSGFIFNINEAF, encoded by the coding sequence ATGAAGAAAATATCATTTTTGATCGTAATCTTTATATGTATGGCAGATGTGGCTTTGGCAGTCACGCAAGAGGGCGGTCTGTTTTATTTGCCTGAAGATACGACAATGCAACACAAAGACAGCACAGTACAGAAAAGGACTTTTTTCAAAAGATTTCTGAACTATTTTAATGATGCTAATAAAGATAAGAATCATAAGAAATTTGATTTTAGTATTATTGGCGGACCACATTACAGTACGGATACCAAACTGGGGCTTGGACTGGTGGCAGCGGGGCTTTATCGTGCTGATAGAAGTGACATGCTTCTTCCCCCGTCCAATGTATCTTTATTTGGAGATGTTTCCACTGTTGGCTTCTATATGTTGGGGATACGCGGAACTCATATCTTTCCGCAGGACAAATACCGGCTGGATTATACTCTTTATTTTTATTCCTTTCCTTCCAAGTTTTGGGGAATAGGGTACGATATGGGTAATGTAGATGCCAATGAATCTGATTTAGATCGCTGGCAAGCACAAATTAAAGCTAGTTTTTTGTTTCGGATAGCGGATAATTTATATATAGGTCCTATGGCATCTTATGATTATGTGCATGGTAAGAATATGGAACGCCCCGGATTACTGGAGGGAATGAACCTTACTGCTGCTAATTATGGAGTGGGCCTTTCTTTGGCATATGATTCGCGCGATGTGTTGACTAATCCCCATAAGGGATATTATTTGAATATTACCCAATGTTTCCGTCCTAAGTTTTTGGGAAACGATTATGCATTCAGTACTACGGATTTGCGTACCAGTTATTATCATCCTGTATGGGAAGGAGGATTGTTGGCAGGAGAATTACGCGGTACTTTTAATTTCGGTAATCCGTCGTGGGCTATGATGGCGCTGTTGGGAAATTCGTATTCCATGCGTGGTTATTACGAAGGGCGCTATCGTGACAAGCATAAAATAGAGGGGCAGGTGGAATTGCGTCAGCATGTATGGAAACGTAATGGTGTTGTAGTTTGGATAGGGGCCGGAACTGTATTCAATAAGTTCAGTGCTTTGCGCATGGACAGAGTGTTGCCTAATTATGGAATAGGTTATCGTTGGGAGTTTAAAAAGAATGTAAATGTTCGTCTGGACTATGGATTTGGAAAAAATGGACAGTCTGGTTTTATTTTTAATATAAATGAAGCATTTTAG
- a CDS encoding TolC family protein, giving the protein MKTKMIYIISMACMTGTLSAQTVVDYSTFEQKVLDYSQTLKQSVAQRTAMQKAMKAAKTAFFPAVDATGSYQYRINKYEMDFGGMAVPMEHDSYSAEVGVSQPIYAGGSIYHNYKASQIQTQMADKSVDLTTDNIIYAAEASYWGTAAQKEMYETMCQYVQIIEQLTKVLQDKYDDGYISKTDLIQMQTRLKEAELQRSSSYQSYQVALQNMNVLMGLEPLAEMDLTDSISTILPMPAFVGAETALNVRPDYAISQLDVDYQKRQVSLAAAKYNPSLSIGFKETWGTQMLNISGETMFNSNVYASIKLPIFHWGARFKSTAAQKAILLGKQYALQDKQDQISKEVAKAWTSLTENTRQISIAEENCKLAEENLDLNTFSYTEGKLTILDVLSAQLTWIQAYTNLIQSYYEQKIALADYRKATGIRYLGQK; this is encoded by the coding sequence ATGAAAACTAAGATGATCTATATTATAAGTATGGCTTGTATGACCGGTACACTTTCGGCTCAGACTGTCGTGGATTATTCTACTTTTGAACAAAAGGTACTGGATTATAGCCAAACCTTAAAACAGAGTGTGGCGCAACGTACAGCTATGCAGAAGGCTATGAAAGCGGCAAAAACCGCTTTCTTTCCGGCTGTTGATGCAACGGGAAGCTATCAGTATCGTATTAACAAATACGAGATGGATTTTGGCGGAATGGCTGTTCCTATGGAGCACGATTCATACAGTGCCGAAGTAGGGGTATCACAACCTATTTATGCCGGTGGCAGTATCTATCACAATTATAAGGCTTCCCAAATACAAACTCAGATGGCGGATAAGTCGGTGGATTTGACAACGGATAATATTATCTATGCCGCTGAAGCCAGTTATTGGGGAACAGCCGCACAAAAAGAAATGTATGAAACGATGTGCCAGTATGTACAGATTATTGAGCAGTTGACCAAAGTGCTGCAAGATAAGTACGATGATGGCTATATCAGCAAGACGGATCTCATTCAGATGCAGACTCGTTTGAAAGAGGCTGAATTGCAACGTTCCAGCAGCTATCAGTCTTATCAGGTCGCCTTGCAGAATATGAATGTACTGATGGGATTGGAACCGCTGGCTGAAATGGATTTGACGGATTCTATTTCTACCATATTGCCTATGCCTGCCTTTGTTGGAGCGGAAACAGCCTTGAATGTGCGTCCCGATTATGCTATCTCCCAATTGGATGTGGATTATCAGAAAAGACAGGTAAGTCTGGCTGCCGCCAAGTACAACCCTTCTCTTTCTATCGGTTTTAAAGAGACATGGGGAACACAGATGTTGAACATTTCGGGCGAAACTATGTTTAATAGTAATGTGTATGCCTCTATTAAATTGCCGATTTTCCATTGGGGAGCCCGCTTTAAATCGACGGCTGCACAGAAGGCTATTTTATTGGGCAAGCAGTATGCATTGCAAGATAAGCAAGACCAAATAAGCAAAGAAGTGGCGAAGGCGTGGACTAGTCTGACAGAGAATACCCGTCAGATAAGTATTGCCGAGGAGAACTGCAAACTGGCAGAAGAGAATTTGGATTTGAACACTTTTAGTTATACTGAAGGTAAGTTGACTATTTTGGATGTGCTTTCTGCACAGCTGACATGGATACAGGCATATACAAACCTTATCCAATCTTATTATGAGCAGAAGATTGCGTTGGCTGATTACAGAAAAGCGACCGGTATAAGGTATTTAGGACAGAAATAG
- a CDS encoding efflux RND transporter permease subunit, whose translation MNIPKYSLENRKVIYFFLAILLIGGVISFFKLPKKEDAPFVIKTAVLVTQYPGANPHEVEKLITEPIEREIQSMTDVYQIKSESYFGLSKISIELQPTIDPDYMPVKWDELRRKVANIQPKLPSGASTITVNDDFGDVYGIYYALTADEGFSYTDLRDWAQRIRTQLTPIEGVQKVMLYGEQTEVINVKISTSKLSALGIDPTSIMGILQKQNIQVNTGDIATEIYQLRLRTEGTYTSLEDIENQLIISKDGREVRLGDIATVERGYYDPPSTLMRVNGKRAIGIGVASGAKDNVVAVGKAVDERLAEIEQLLPIGIELASLYPEDKIADEANNGFILNLIESLVIVILIIFVVMGSRAGMLIGSSLLFSVGGTLLIMLMWGVGLNRTSLAAFIIAMGMLVDNAIVVTDNAQIGIKRGKSRYQSLIEGAIKPQWALLGATFIAICSFLPLYLAPASVAEIVKPLFVVLAVSLGLSWILALCQTTTFGNFILKEAVPGGAMKDPYDTKLYHKFEKFLTLLIKRRFVTLTTVFVTLVLSLVIMAVMPQSFFPKMNKPYFRADLVFPEGFSIHAVDQDVMKVEGYLKNHEKVKSYSVTLGGTPLRYYLASSSFGPKSNYANVMVETKDPEDAAEVEQQFYEHMTQNFPNIITRSALFALSPVPEAAIEIGFIGENPDTLTALVERAKKIARQCDMVTDIRSNWGDKVPVWKPMFSQQKGLRLGITRQQVANSFRTATNGLPLGEYREGDVSLPILLKDEDVEKMNLNDVKSVPVFSTKGNSVKVEQVIDNFALGYDYNVVRRFNRERCMMMQCEPKRGANTMAAFKQVLTAVQEQMRLPEGYKMKYFGEQETQDVSNAALAKNIPLTFLLIYVVLLFLFPSNYRKPVLIMLMLPLVFIGVVWGLLLFGKSLDFFAILGLLGLIGMNIKNAIVLVDEIGLQLKDGKGAVPAVVEATKTRIVPVTMASGTTILGMLPLLGDAMFAGMAATIMGGLFVSTVLTIFVLPVTYCIFFKIRADR comes from the coding sequence ATGAATATTCCAAAATATTCTTTGGAGAACCGGAAGGTTATCTATTTCTTTTTGGCTATTTTGCTGATAGGTGGAGTAATCTCCTTCTTCAAGCTGCCTAAGAAAGAAGATGCGCCTTTTGTGATAAAGACTGCGGTATTGGTTACCCAGTATCCGGGAGCGAACCCACATGAAGTGGAGAAACTGATTACGGAACCGATTGAACGTGAAATTCAGTCCATGACAGATGTATATCAGATTAAATCGGAATCTTATTTCGGACTGTCCAAGATTTCTATTGAACTTCAGCCTACGATTGATCCGGATTATATGCCTGTGAAATGGGATGAATTACGTCGTAAAGTGGCGAATATACAACCCAAATTGCCCAGTGGGGCGTCTACCATTACAGTGAATGATGACTTTGGTGATGTGTATGGCATTTATTATGCTTTGACCGCTGATGAGGGATTCTCGTATACTGATTTGCGTGACTGGGCCCAGCGTATCCGTACCCAGTTGACTCCGATTGAGGGAGTGCAGAAAGTGATGTTGTATGGGGAACAGACAGAAGTGATCAATGTCAAGATATCCACCTCCAAACTTTCGGCACTGGGCATTGATCCCACTTCAATTATGGGCATCTTGCAGAAGCAGAATATACAGGTGAATACGGGAGATATAGCGACTGAAATTTATCAGTTGCGCTTGCGTACGGAAGGAACTTATACCAGTCTGGAAGATATAGAAAATCAGTTGATTATCAGTAAGGACGGACGGGAAGTCCGTTTGGGGGATATTGCAACAGTGGAGCGTGGATACTATGATCCGCCTTCAACCTTGATGCGGGTCAATGGTAAACGTGCTATTGGTATAGGTGTGGCCAGTGGAGCAAAGGATAATGTGGTAGCTGTGGGTAAAGCAGTGGACGAAAGGTTGGCGGAAATAGAGCAATTGTTGCCTATCGGTATTGAACTTGCCTCCCTTTATCCTGAGGATAAGATTGCCGATGAGGCGAATAATGGCTTTATCCTGAATTTGATAGAATCATTGGTTATTGTTATCCTGATTATCTTTGTGGTGATGGGATCGCGTGCCGGTATGCTGATAGGTAGTTCGTTACTTTTCTCAGTAGGTGGTACTTTGCTTATTATGTTGATGTGGGGAGTAGGATTGAACCGTACTTCTTTGGCGGCATTTATTATCGCCATGGGTATGCTGGTGGATAATGCCATTGTGGTGACAGATAATGCGCAAATAGGTATCAAGCGCGGAAAATCACGTTATCAGTCATTGATAGAGGGGGCCATCAAGCCGCAGTGGGCATTGCTGGGCGCTACTTTTATTGCTATCTGCTCTTTCTTGCCTTTGTATCTGGCACCGGCATCCGTGGCTGAGATTGTGAAACCGCTATTTGTTGTATTGGCTGTGTCACTGGGATTGAGTTGGATTCTGGCTTTGTGCCAGACTACGACTTTTGGTAATTTTATTTTGAAAGAAGCTGTTCCCGGCGGTGCAATGAAAGATCCGTATGATACTAAACTCTATCATAAATTCGAGAAGTTTCTGACCTTGCTGATTAAACGCCGTTTTGTGACATTGACCACCGTCTTTGTGACTTTGGTGCTTTCTTTGGTTATTATGGCTGTTATGCCTCAGAGTTTTTTTCCGAAAATGAATAAGCCTTATTTTCGTGCTGATCTGGTATTCCCTGAGGGATTCAGTATTCATGCGGTAGATCAGGATGTGATGAAGGTGGAGGGTTATTTGAAGAATCATGAGAAAGTTAAATCATATTCGGTGACATTGGGTGGTACTCCGTTGCGTTACTATTTGGCAAGTTCTTCTTTTGGACCGAAGTCTAACTATGCTAATGTGATGGTGGAAACTAAAGACCCCGAAGATGCAGCCGAAGTAGAACAGCAGTTTTATGAGCACATGACCCAGAACTTTCCCAATATCATTACCCGTTCGGCACTTTTTGCTTTGTCTCCGGTGCCTGAAGCTGCTATTGAGATCGGTTTTATCGGTGAGAATCCCGATACATTGACCGCATTGGTTGAAAGGGCGAAGAAAATAGCCCGCCAGTGTGATATGGTGACGGATATCCGTTCCAATTGGGGAGATAAGGTGCCTGTGTGGAAACCGATGTTCTCTCAACAGAAAGGTTTACGCTTGGGAATTACCCGTCAGCAGGTTGCTAATTCATTCCGTACGGCTACCAATGGTTTGCCTTTGGGAGAATATCGTGAGGGGGATGTTTCCTTGCCTATTCTGTTGAAAGATGAGGATGTGGAAAAAATGAACTTGAATGATGTGAAAAGTGTGCCTGTATTCAGTACGAAAGGAAATTCCGTGAAAGTGGAACAGGTGATCGATAATTTTGCTTTGGGTTATGATTATAATGTAGTCCGCCGCTTTAACCGCGAGCGTTGTATGATGATGCAATGTGAACCTAAACGTGGAGCCAATACGATGGCTGCGTTTAAACAGGTGCTCACTGCCGTACAAGAGCAGATGCGGTTGCCCGAAGGGTATAAAATGAAATATTTCGGCGAGCAGGAAACACAGGATGTGAGTAACGCTGCATTGGCGAAGAATATTCCGCTGACCTTCCTGTTGATTTATGTGGTTCTGCTGTTTCTTTTCCCCAGCAACTACCGCAAGCCGGTATTGATTATGCTTATGTTGCCGCTGGTGTTTATTGGTGTGGTATGGGGATTGCTTTTGTTTGGTAAGTCATTGGACTTCTTTGCCATCCTCGGTCTGTTGGGATTGATTGGTATGAATATCAAGAACGCCATTGTGCTGGTCGATGAAATCGGACTTCAGTTGAAGGATGGAAAGGGTGCTGTGCCTGCCGTGGTCGAGGCTACCAAGACGCGTATCGTTCCGGTGACCATGGCTTCCGGAACTACTATTCTGGGTATGCTTCCATTGTTGGGCGATGCCATGTTTGCAGGTATGGCGGCTACCATTATGGGTGGTTTGTTCGTATCAACGGTACTGACCATTTTTGTTCTTCCGGTAACTTATTGTATTTTCTTTAAAATCAGAGCAGACAGATAA
- a CDS encoding efflux RND transporter periplasmic adaptor subunit, with protein sequence MKGKNLSIMAMIAAVFCSCGQQPAQERGPRPVKLAEVTSLSRIEKSYSGVVSPDQFSDLAFKMSGPLVAMNVLEGQRVKKGQVVAEIDPTDYKLDYDAKRASFQKAASQMQRAEKLLAKNAISMQEFETTQASYTNAKSAFEDAQNTLNDTKLRAPFDGFIQKKYVENYQRVQPGQGVVCLINPAKLQVEFTIPETNISYVTSPSTIYVEFDAYKGKLFQAKVKEYVEASPDGAGVPVFLYIDDPEFDLKKYKVSVGFSCRVIVNIENDVVKEGITVPLSAVVFDNTLNSKKVFVYNPSTQKVEQRKVNDKGTIVGRNDLIVTGDVKAGEQVVSAGASYLVDGQQVKILTE encoded by the coding sequence ATGAAAGGTAAAAATTTGTCTATCATGGCAATGATTGCAGCAGTGTTCTGTTCTTGCGGACAGCAACCTGCACAAGAACGCGGTCCCCGTCCCGTGAAATTGGCGGAAGTGACCTCGTTAAGCAGGATCGAAAAATCGTATTCAGGTGTTGTGTCGCCTGATCAGTTCAGTGACTTGGCCTTTAAAATGTCCGGTCCGCTGGTAGCAATGAATGTACTCGAAGGACAGCGGGTAAAGAAAGGACAGGTAGTGGCCGAAATTGATCCGACAGATTACAAATTGGATTATGACGCTAAGAGGGCTTCATTTCAAAAGGCGGCATCACAGATGCAACGCGCGGAGAAACTATTGGCTAAGAACGCCATTTCCATGCAAGAATTTGAAACGACCCAAGCTTCGTATACCAATGCCAAATCGGCATTTGAAGATGCGCAAAACACATTGAATGACACAAAGCTACGCGCTCCATTTGATGGTTTCATCCAAAAAAAATACGTTGAAAACTATCAGCGTGTACAACCAGGACAAGGAGTAGTGTGTTTGATTAATCCGGCTAAATTGCAAGTGGAGTTCACTATCCCCGAAACGAATATTTCTTATGTAACTTCTCCTTCTACTATTTACGTAGAGTTTGATGCCTATAAAGGAAAATTATTTCAAGCAAAAGTAAAGGAGTATGTAGAGGCTTCTCCCGATGGGGCAGGAGTTCCTGTATTCCTTTACATTGATGATCCGGAATTTGATTTGAAAAAATACAAGGTATCGGTGGGGTTCTCATGTCGTGTTATTGTCAATATTGAGAATGATGTGGTAAAAGAAGGGATTACAGTACCTTTGTCGGCTGTAGTGTTTGACAATACATTGAATAGTAAAAAAGTATTTGTTTATAATCCATCCACACAGAAAGTGGAACAACGCAAAGTCAACGATAAGGGTACTATTGTTGGACGTAATGACTTGATTGTTACCGGAGATGTGAAAGCGGGTGAACAGGTCGTTTCTGCCGGAGCCTCTTATCTTGTGGATGGCCAGCAAGTAAAAATATTAACAGAATAA
- a CDS encoding helix-turn-helix domain-containing protein — protein MKYIDDINLFKSNKDFVAEIDMTGSLGRIYHYPQRMEGCLFLLCLRGECDITIHLSEHKIQKNDIVTILPETFVHVHRQSPDCRLYLIGFNKELLNGINLFNSTMNYLSALIDTPIIPLRPEITELFQDYFMLLIKMKRMGAKPNKDLISTMLLTILHGVGSIHQNTNVTTRTFNRGEEIVKRLVQYIIKHYTKERSVAFYADLLHISPQHLSTTVNKITGKTVTDIIAKLVITDAEAKLKSTDLTIQEIAYSLNFPDISFFGKYFKRYTGMSPKQYRENG, from the coding sequence ATGAAGTATATAGATGACATTAACCTATTTAAATCAAATAAGGATTTCGTTGCAGAAATTGACATGACAGGATCATTAGGCCGTATTTACCACTACCCGCAACGAATGGAAGGATGCTTGTTCCTTCTGTGCCTGCGAGGTGAATGTGACATAACGATCCATCTGTCTGAACACAAGATACAAAAGAACGACATTGTCACTATTTTGCCAGAAACCTTTGTACATGTCCACCGGCAAAGTCCCGACTGCCGTCTGTACCTGATAGGGTTCAACAAAGAGTTGCTGAATGGAATAAACCTCTTCAATTCCACCATGAACTATCTTTCAGCCCTGATTGACACGCCCATTATTCCTCTGCGTCCCGAAATAACCGAGTTGTTTCAAGACTATTTTATGTTGCTGATAAAAATGAAACGTATGGGAGCCAAGCCCAATAAAGACTTAATCAGCACCATGCTGCTCACTATATTGCATGGTGTAGGCAGCATTCATCAGAACACCAATGTAACCACACGTACTTTCAATCGTGGAGAAGAAATTGTAAAACGTCTGGTCCAATATATCATCAAACATTATACGAAAGAACGGAGTGTAGCTTTTTATGCCGATCTGCTTCATATATCCCCTCAGCACCTCAGCACTACTGTCAATAAGATTACGGGAAAAACTGTTACAGATATCATCGCCAAACTAGTGATAACAGATGCGGAAGCCAAACTAAAATCCACCGATCTTACTATTCAGGAGATAGCCTATTCACTTAATTTCCCAGATATCTCATTCTTTGGGAAATATTTTAAAAGATATACAGGAATGTCACCGAAACAGTATAGGGAAAACGGATAG
- a CDS encoding S9 family peptidase has translation MKKQILLSCAFAWAVMAGAETIDITTFRYAGPYVVQAPFQVDSVDVNSKTFVSGRLLDTHLSVDVLQQGTLFTGGVLPGSDSGYALHMVGFVLENTRYATAKLKIDGLKKYQLYVDGKKQEGTELALEPATHSVVVKYLSETGKTDSLKVSVDTDQEGSISLKQDNKKLYTLADVLHGTRFAGVGLSPDGRYLITNYRTTCVGGRSAGSTRITELASGKVLAERTENMQWMPRSNRYYYTRTGVDGRQLIVVDPLTGVEAVLVNKLPDGYFQFAPTEDYLLFTMTQEGPKERKEIYEVLEPDDRQPGWRNRSYLAKYDLKTGLLQPLTFGYHNVWAADISNDGRYLLMMTSQSRLTKRPTTLFSLYRLDMQTLQAELLIDKDGFISGARFSPDGTQVLVSGSPESLGGIGKNVKEGQTPSMTDGQLYLLNIADKRVTPLTKDFNPSVQRAVWNKADGQIYFTAENRDCYSLYRMNPADGKILQLEVAEDLVNSFSLAQNAPVMAYYGQSASNSDRLYTMNTKKMKSSLLEDLSKDILKDVELGECKAWSFTNSRGDTIYGRYYLPPHFDANRKYPMIVNYYGGCSPVSRNFESRYPHHAYAALGYVVYVIEPSGATGFGQEFSARHVNTAGEGVAQDIIEGTKLFCKEHAFVNDKKIGCIGASYGGFMTQYLQTQTDIFAAAISHAGISDHTSYWGEGYWGYSYSEVSMADSYPWSNPDLFVKQSPLFNADKIHTPLLFLHGDADVNVPVGESIQMFTALKLLGRETAFVAVTGQDHHIVDYGKRIQWQNTIFAWFAKWLQDDATWWNAIYKPKNL, from the coding sequence ATGAAGAAACAAATCTTATTGTCTTGTGCATTTGCCTGGGCTGTGATGGCAGGTGCTGAAACGATTGACATTACTACTTTCCGTTATGCCGGCCCCTACGTTGTACAGGCCCCTTTTCAGGTGGACAGCGTGGATGTGAATTCAAAGACTTTTGTATCCGGACGTTTGTTAGATACTCATCTTTCTGTGGACGTACTGCAGCAGGGAACTTTATTTACAGGCGGAGTTTTGCCGGGAAGTGACTCGGGATATGCCTTGCACATGGTGGGCTTTGTGTTGGAGAATACTCGTTATGCTACGGCCAAGTTGAAGATTGACGGTCTGAAAAAATACCAACTTTATGTAGATGGGAAAAAGCAGGAAGGGACTGAACTCGCTTTGGAGCCGGCCACCCATTCTGTAGTTGTTAAATATCTTTCTGAAACAGGGAAAACAGATTCCTTGAAAGTGAGTGTGGATACGGATCAAGAGGGAAGTATTTCACTTAAGCAAGATAACAAAAAGCTATATACTTTGGCGGATGTGTTGCATGGAACTCGTTTTGCCGGAGTCGGACTTTCTCCTGATGGCAGATATCTGATTACTAATTATCGTACGACTTGTGTAGGTGGCCGGTCGGCCGGCAGTACGCGTATTACTGAACTTGCCAGCGGTAAGGTTTTGGCGGAGCGTACTGAGAATATGCAATGGATGCCTCGTTCTAACCGTTATTATTATACCCGTACAGGAGTGGATGGCAGGCAGCTGATAGTTGTGGATCCACTTACCGGAGTGGAGGCCGTGCTGGTGAATAAATTACCTGACGGGTATTTCCAGTTCGCACCTACGGAAGACTACCTGCTTTTCACCATGACCCAGGAAGGACCGAAAGAACGTAAAGAAATTTATGAGGTACTGGAGCCGGATGACCGCCAGCCGGGATGGCGTAACCGTTCTTATCTGGCTAAATATGATTTGAAGACCGGTTTGTTGCAGCCACTGACTTTCGGTTATCACAATGTCTGGGCTGCCGATATTTCCAATGACGGCCGGTATCTTTTGATGATGACCAGTCAGAGCCGTCTGACCAAGCGTCCTACTACTTTATTCTCACTATATCGGTTGGATATGCAGACTTTACAGGCGGAACTGCTGATAGATAAAGATGGTTTTATCAGTGGAGCCCGTTTTTCACCTGACGGAACGCAGGTATTGGTATCCGGCTCGCCTGAATCGCTGGGTGGAATAGGGAAAAATGTAAAGGAGGGGCAGACTCCGAGTATGACGGACGGTCAGCTTTATTTGCTGAATATAGCTGATAAGAGGGTCACTCCGCTGACGAAAGATTTTAATCCCAGCGTACAGCGTGCCGTGTGGAATAAGGCCGACGGGCAAATATATTTCACGGCCGAGAACCGTGACTGTTACAGTTTGTACCGGATGAATCCCGCTGATGGGAAAATTCTGCAACTGGAGGTTGCAGAAGATTTGGTCAATTCATTCTCATTGGCGCAAAATGCTCCGGTTATGGCCTATTATGGACAAAGCGCCTCAAATTCCGACCGTTTGTACACCATGAATACCAAAAAGATGAAATCATCTTTGTTGGAAGACTTAAGTAAGGACATCTTGAAAGATGTGGAGCTGGGCGAATGCAAGGCTTGGAGTTTTACCAATTCGCGTGGTGATACCATTTACGGCCGTTATTACCTGCCGCCTCATTTTGACGCTAACCGGAAATATCCTATGATTGTGAATTATTATGGTGGGTGCAGTCCGGTCAGCCGTAATTTTGAAAGCCGTTATCCGCATCATGCATACGCGGCATTGGGCTATGTGGTGTATGTGATAGAACCTAGCGGTGCTACCGGTTTCGGACAGGAATTCTCTGCCCGCCACGTCAATACAGCCGGGGAAGGGGTGGCACAGGATATTATAGAAGGTACAAAGCTGTTTTGTAAAGAACATGCTTTTGTCAATGACAAGAAAATAGGCTGTATAGGTGCGTCCTATGGCGGCTTTATGACACAATACCTGCAAACACAGACCGATATTTTTGCAGCGGCCATCTCTCATGCCGGTATCAGTGACCATACCAGTTATTGGGGGGAAGGATATTGGGGATATTCGTATAGTGAAGTTTCCATGGCGGATAGTTATCCGTGGAGCAATCCTGATCTTTTTGTAAAACAAAGCCCGTTGTTCAATGCGGACAAGATACATACGCCTTTGCTGTTCCTGCATGGTGATGCGGATGTGAATGTACCGGTGGGAGAGAGTATTCAGATGTTTACAGCACTGAAATTGCTGGGACGCGAAACAGCTTTTGTGGCGGTAACGGGGCAAGATCATCATATTGTAGACTATGGCAAGAGGATCCAGTGGCAGAATACAATCTTTGCCTGGTTTGCCAAATGGTTGCAGGACGATGCGACTTGGTGGAACGCTATTTATAAGCCGAAAAACTTATAA
- a CDS encoding DUF4891 domain-containing protein, protein MKIRGGYILYLLILCAVVGCKGTSSPSTASETDKYAGTCEGEKAKAILWVDYKRGRKIADGTPIRTVKVYADVHADGSLKVLSWCKKQPMKVENYLLKRVAVYRIRKEMFEGGYLKPGEQYLQLRYLPGEVK, encoded by the coding sequence ATGAAAATACGAGGGGGCTATATTTTATATCTTTTGATTTTATGTGCGGTTGTAGGTTGTAAGGGAACTTCTTCACCTTCCACCGCATCCGAAACGGATAAGTATGCTGGGACATGTGAGGGGGAAAAAGCGAAAGCTATTTTGTGGGTGGATTATAAAAGAGGACGTAAGATAGCGGACGGGACTCCGATAAGAACGGTAAAAGTCTATGCGGATGTTCATGCCGATGGAAGTTTGAAAGTGCTTTCTTGGTGTAAAAAGCAGCCGATGAAGGTAGAAAATTACTTATTGAAAAGGGTGGCAGTTTACCGGATCAGGAAAGAAATGTTCGAAGGGGGGTATCTGAAACCGGGAGAACAGTATTTGCAGTTGCGCTATCTGCCGGGAGAGGTGAAATAA
- a CDS encoding HdeD family acid-resistance protein: MKTMNYSIIRCICALVIGVLLVAWPEAAILYLVITIGVLFLVPGLFSVFGYLIRGKQDGSSFPIAGLGSLLFGLWLMIMPAFFVGILMYVLGAVLVLAGISQIVNLSAARSWTVVPGGFFVIPVLVLIAGIVVLFNPFTAAAVPFIILGVSSIVYGLSDLINIIRFRQKKEPGMPEIEDITPIEEIKD, translated from the coding sequence ATGAAAACAATGAATTATTCTATAATCAGATGTATCTGTGCATTGGTCATCGGTGTGTTGCTGGTGGCATGGCCTGAAGCTGCCATTCTTTATCTGGTTATTACAATCGGTGTCCTGTTTCTAGTACCGGGACTCTTTTCTGTATTTGGGTATTTGATTCGTGGCAAGCAGGATGGCAGCAGTTTCCCTATTGCCGGGCTTGGTAGCCTTTTGTTCGGATTATGGTTGATGATTATGCCGGCATTTTTTGTCGGTATTCTGATGTATGTGCTGGGTGCTGTTTTGGTACTGGCGGGAATCAGTCAGATTGTGAATTTGTCTGCTGCGCGTAGTTGGACGGTGGTACCGGGAGGTTTCTTTGTGATACCTGTGTTGGTGCTGATTGCAGGTATTGTGGTATTATTTAATCCATTTACGGCGGCGGCTGTTCCATTCATCATTCTGGGAGTGAGCAGCATTGTATACGGACTGTCCGATTTGATAAACATCATCCGCTTCCGTCAGAAGAAAGAACCGGGTATGCCTGAAATAGAGGATATTACTCCTATAGAAGAGATAAAAGACTAA